A single window of Dehalococcoidales bacterium DNA harbors:
- the pstC gene encoding phosphate ABC transporter permease subunit PstC → MFSSIRSNGLPPSRLLTSRPRWGERIIEKLILLNGILAIVVLLGVFFILLRQGIPALIETPVHEFLFGTHWYPVSDPPTFGILPFFVATMWVTVISTVLAVPIGVGAAIFLAEVAPRKVADAVKPVVELLSGFPSVVMGFIGLVLLSPWVQNTLGLNTGLTGLTAGIMLAMMSLPIIVSVSEDALRAVPDEFRQAAYGLGSTKWEVIWHVCVPSALSGISAAIMLGVGRAIGETMTVLMVAGGALALPELPTDPMMPMTAAIASGISNAVQGGPQYHALFAIGLILFFLTLFVNLIAARVLDRQKRKFAAG, encoded by the coding sequence ATGTTTTCGAGTATCAGATCAAACGGGCTACCGCCCAGCCGCTTGTTAACTTCACGCCCGAGATGGGGCGAGCGTATTATTGAAAAACTGATACTTCTCAACGGAATCCTGGCCATAGTGGTTCTGCTGGGTGTATTTTTTATTTTACTCAGGCAGGGAATCCCGGCTTTGATCGAAACTCCTGTTCATGAATTTCTGTTCGGTACTCACTGGTACCCGGTATCAGATCCTCCAACCTTCGGGATACTCCCGTTTTTCGTGGCTACAATGTGGGTCACTGTAATCTCAACCGTTCTGGCAGTTCCCATCGGTGTTGGAGCTGCCATCTTTTTAGCCGAAGTTGCTCCCAGAAAGGTTGCCGATGCAGTCAAGCCTGTTGTAGAGCTTCTATCTGGTTTCCCTTCGGTAGTGATGGGTTTTATCGGTCTGGTACTTCTTTCGCCATGGGTGCAGAACACGTTAGGCCTCAATACCGGATTAACTGGCTTAACCGCTGGTATCATGCTGGCTATGATGAGCCTTCCTATTATCGTTAGTGTTTCTGAGGATGCACTTCGCGCAGTACCGGATGAATTTCGCCAGGCTGCTTATGGACTTGGATCAACCAAGTGGGAGGTAATATGGCACGTATGTGTACCTTCTGCCCTCTCTGGAATCTCGGCAGCTATAATGTTGGGTGTTGGCCGCGCTATTGGTGAGACTATGACAGTGCTTATGGTTGCTGGTGGGGCACTGGCGCTACCGGAGCTCCCTACCGATCCGATGATGCCGATGACTGCCGCCATTGCATCCGGGATTAGCAATGCAGTACAGGGCGGACCTCAATATCATGCATTGTTTGCTATCGGTCTTATTCTCTTTTTTCTTACACTTTTTGTAAATCTGATCGCTGCGCGTGTTCTGGATAGACAAAAGCGCAAGTTTGCGGCTGGATAG
- a CDS encoding response regulator transcription factor, which yields MPGETILLVEDDPSLAEVIRYNLVKNGYQVTAVADGFSALEEARSVKPDIVLLDVMLPGLDGFEVCRRLSKDNNAGVIMLTARSEEMDKVLGLELGADDYITKPFSMRELLSRIKAVLRRRQPMVDLDKNAEMPEARIIKRDGIEIDTSRHTVTADGNLVELGPKEFELLVMLASNLGRVFDRQYLLERIWGYEYAGSTRTVDVHVRWLREKIEKDPANPKRIITVRGFGYKYEADEVV from the coding sequence ATGCCAGGAGAAACAATACTTCTTGTAGAAGACGATCCTTCGTTAGCTGAAGTCATCAGGTATAACCTGGTAAAAAACGGTTATCAGGTGACAGCTGTGGCTGATGGGTTTTCCGCCCTGGAAGAAGCACGTTCTGTTAAGCCTGATATTGTGCTGTTGGATGTGATGCTTCCGGGTTTGGATGGCTTCGAGGTTTGCCGTCGTTTGTCTAAGGACAATAACGCTGGAGTGATTATGCTTACTGCGCGAAGTGAGGAAATGGATAAAGTGTTGGGGCTTGAATTAGGGGCGGACGATTACATAACCAAACCATTCAGCATGCGAGAGCTATTATCCCGCATTAAGGCGGTATTGAGAAGGCGCCAGCCGATGGTTGATTTAGATAAAAATGCCGAAATGCCGGAAGCAAGAATTATAAAAAGAGACGGCATTGAAATTGATACCTCTCGCCATACAGTGACCGCGGATGGCAATCTGGTGGAGCTGGGGCCGAAAGAATTTGAGCTATTGGTTATGCTTGCCAGTAATCTTGGCCGGGTATTTGACCGCCAGTATCTCCTTGAACGGATTTGGGGATATGAGTATGCCGGCAGCACGCGAACTGTTGACGTACATGTTCGCTGGCTGAGGGAGAAGATCGAAAAAGACCCGGCGAATCCAAAAAGGATTATAACAGTACGCGGTTTTGGTTATAAGTATGAGGCGGATGAGGTTGTTTAG
- the pstB gene encoding phosphate ABC transporter ATP-binding protein PstB yields the protein MEKVNLYYGDFHAVKDISLDIGDRSITAIIGPSGCGKSSMLRLFNRMNDLIPSARVEGLVEFDGVDVYQAGIDVVELRKRVGMVFQKPNPFPMSIYDNVCFGPKRHGIRNKRALDEIVEKSLIQAALWDEVKDKLDQSGLSISGGQQQRLCIARVLAVEPEVILMDEPCSALDPIATLKIEDLMRTLSANYTIVIVTHNMQQAARVSDMTAFLMVGEDRAGMLVEYGLTSEIFTNPKNRKTEDYITGRFG from the coding sequence ATGGAAAAGGTCAATTTGTATTATGGTGATTTCCACGCAGTTAAAGATATCTCTCTGGATATCGGTGACCGTTCTATTACTGCTATCATCGGACCTTCGGGTTGCGGGAAATCATCCATGCTGCGGCTTTTCAACCGCATGAATGATCTTATACCATCAGCACGAGTTGAAGGACTGGTGGAATTCGATGGCGTGGATGTCTACCAGGCTGGGATCGATGTAGTAGAACTGCGCAAACGAGTGGGTATGGTGTTCCAAAAACCTAATCCTTTCCCAATGTCGATATACGACAATGTTTGTTTCGGACCAAAGCGACACGGTATTCGTAATAAACGCGCACTGGACGAGATTGTTGAAAAAAGCCTCATCCAGGCTGCTCTATGGGATGAGGTTAAAGATAAGCTTGATCAGTCTGGCTTATCTATTTCGGGCGGGCAGCAGCAGCGGTTGTGTATTGCCAGGGTACTGGCAGTTGAACCTGAAGTAATTCTAATGGACGAACCATGTTCCGCACTGGATCCGATCGCTACTTTAAAAATAGAAGACTTGATGAGAACTCTTTCGGCCAACTATACTATCGTCATTGTTACTCACAATATGCAACAGGCGGCGAGGGTGTCGGATATGACCGCATTTTTGATGGTAGGGGAAGACCGAGCTGGAATGCTAGTGGAATATGGGCTAACCAGTGAAATTTTTACCAATCCCAAGAATAGAAAAACAGAAGATTACATAACCGGCCGTTTCGGTTAA
- the pstA gene encoding phosphate ABC transporter permease PstA: MKVSNVKSRYLTQRAAISVLAVSLALVVIPVIGIIIYMIANGYSSLSWEFLTASPAQAGKAGGIFPAILGTVYLMLGTILFALPVGVMAGIYLSEYTRANWVTRLINMAIINLAGVPSIVFGLFGLAVFVLGLNLGMSLLAASLTLAAQALAMTITTSREAIMAVPKEYREGSLAIGVSRWQTIRHVVLPQAFPGILTGAILAMSRAAGETAPIIVVGAAFLVGGLPGSPFDRFMALPYHLYTVSAHIPGMPGEIKWGVALVLIAMVLFFNILAGIVRIKARKR; encoded by the coding sequence ATGAAAGTTTCTAATGTTAAAAGCAGATATCTGACCCAGCGGGCAGCCATATCTGTCCTGGCTGTTTCATTGGCGCTGGTAGTGATACCGGTAATAGGGATAATCATCTACATGATAGCCAACGGCTACAGCTCTCTGAGCTGGGAGTTCCTAACAGCCTCGCCTGCCCAGGCGGGTAAAGCCGGTGGGATTTTCCCAGCTATACTGGGTACGGTATATCTGATGCTGGGTACTATCCTGTTTGCCTTGCCGGTTGGAGTGATGGCCGGTATTTATCTTAGTGAATATACCCGGGCGAACTGGGTAACCCGTCTGATCAATATGGCTATCATCAATCTGGCCGGGGTTCCCAGCATAGTATTCGGTTTATTCGGGCTGGCAGTTTTTGTGCTCGGTCTTAACCTCGGCATGTCCTTGCTTGCAGCCAGCCTGACTCTGGCTGCCCAAGCATTGGCTATGACCATTACTACCTCTCGGGAGGCTATTATGGCTGTCCCCAAAGAGTATCGGGAGGGGTCATTGGCTATAGGAGTTTCGCGGTGGCAAACTATTCGCCATGTTGTATTGCCTCAGGCTTTCCCCGGGATTCTGACTGGAGCAATACTTGCCATGAGCAGAGCAGCCGGGGAAACGGCGCCCATAATAGTGGTAGGGGCGGCTTTTCTGGTTGGCGGTTTGCCGGGTTCTCCCTTCGATCGTTTCATGGCCTTGCCGTATCACCTGTATACGGTTTCTGCTCATATCCCGGGTATGCCCGGAGAAATAAAGTGGGGTGTTGCTCTGGTTCTTATTGCAATGGTTCTCTTCTTTAACATCCTGGCCGGTATAGTACGCATAAAAGCCCGCAAGAGGTAG
- a CDS encoding methylglyoxal synthase: MDKITIALIAHDTKKQEMVEFAKKHTGILQKFDLVATRSTGEMIITGTGLDVTLLLSGPQGGDQQVGAMVASERCKAVIFLRDPLTAQPHEPDITALLRVCDVHNVPLATNRVTAEAVINYISLGGKA, encoded by the coding sequence TTGGACAAGATTACTATAGCTCTTATAGCGCACGATACCAAAAAACAAGAGATGGTCGAGTTTGCTAAAAAACATACTGGCATATTGCAAAAGTTTGATCTGGTGGCGACCCGTTCTACCGGGGAGATGATAATAACAGGAACCGGTCTGGATGTTACACTGCTCTTAAGCGGGCCGCAGGGAGGAGATCAACAAGTTGGAGCGATGGTTGCCAGCGAAAGATGCAAGGCGGTTATCTTTTTACGAGACCCGTTGACCGCTCAACCTCATGAACCGGATATAACTGCTCTGCTCAGAGTGTGTGATGTACATAATGTGCCACTGGCAACCAACCGGGTAACTGCTGAGGCGGTAATAAACTATATATCCTTGGGGGGAAAAGCCTGA
- a CDS encoding ATP-binding protein, giving the protein MFSSIRKSLLTIVVLLVLFNALLYILYILLAIEPGAFTGTVFLHLSLIAVGSLAVSSLSIVFFTRSMTTSLKSIAGFIQDLVPGQPFNKLVSTREDEIGELAHETNQLAERTNEKFHQLSSERNRLDLVLSRIEDGIFLLDGEGIIRNINPSAETIFGINKTTSVGMSFIEAVRDYELDKPVRKCLRTKKPQQEYLDLRHRGLYLGMIATPLATEPGCLVLIQDLSRLNKLEMIRKDFIANVSHELRTPVSSIKLLSETLEEGALEDPGVSKKFLGQMIQEVDKLEGIVEGMTTLAKIESGEVRLKKKPVDIVRLVEQVTKRLQGMAAEKEQALTVVIPAEEVLVMADALQLEQVIFNITHNAIKFTPPGGTVTIRVTFDEQQVVVSTSDTGFGIDPADLARIFERFFKSDKSHSSQGSGLGLAISRHIIEAHSGRIWAEPAPGGKGSRISFSLPV; this is encoded by the coding sequence TTGTTTAGTTCTATTCGGAAAAGTTTGCTTACGATTGTTGTTTTACTAGTGCTTTTTAATGCCCTTCTTTACATTCTTTATATTTTACTGGCGATTGAACCGGGAGCGTTCACCGGGACCGTCTTCTTGCACTTATCTCTGATTGCAGTAGGCAGCCTCGCTGTTTCAAGCCTGTCGATTGTGTTTTTTACACGTTCTATGACCACTTCGCTAAAAAGTATTGCCGGTTTTATTCAGGATTTGGTACCAGGCCAACCATTTAATAAACTCGTTAGTACCCGGGAAGACGAGATTGGCGAGCTTGCCCATGAAACAAATCAACTAGCGGAGCGAACTAATGAAAAATTTCACCAGCTTTCCAGCGAAAGGAACCGTCTGGATCTGGTGCTCTCGCGAATAGAGGACGGAATATTTTTGCTTGATGGTGAAGGGATTATCCGGAATATCAACCCATCTGCAGAAACCATCTTCGGGATAAATAAAACTACAAGTGTTGGTATGAGTTTCATTGAAGCTGTTCGGGATTATGAGTTGGATAAACCGGTGCGCAAATGTCTGAGAACAAAAAAGCCGCAACAGGAATATCTTGATTTGCGACACCGGGGATTATATCTGGGTATGATAGCAACTCCTTTGGCTACTGAGCCCGGTTGCCTGGTTTTGATCCAGGATCTAAGCCGCTTAAATAAGCTGGAAATGATCCGGAAAGACTTTATTGCCAATGTTTCCCACGAGCTTCGCACGCCGGTTTCTTCAATCAAGTTGTTATCTGAAACACTTGAAGAGGGGGCTTTGGAAGACCCGGGAGTATCAAAAAAATTCTTAGGCCAGATGATTCAAGAAGTGGACAAGCTTGAAGGTATTGTAGAGGGGATGACTACGCTGGCCAAAATAGAAAGTGGAGAAGTCCGCCTGAAAAAGAAGCCAGTAGATATTGTAAGGCTCGTTGAGCAAGTTACCAAGCGTTTACAGGGAATGGCTGCCGAAAAAGAGCAAGCATTAACAGTTGTCATACCGGCTGAAGAAGTATTGGTTATGGCCGATGCACTTCAGCTGGAGCAGGTGATTTTTAACATCACTCATAATGCAATTAAATTTACTCCACCAGGTGGCACAGTGACTATTCGTGTTACATTTGATGAACAGCAGGTTGTGGTAAGCACCAGCGATACCGGCTTCGGGATTGATCCCGCAGACCTTGCGCGGATATTTGAGCGTTTTTTTAAGTCAGATAAATCACACAGCAGCCAGGGCAGTGGGCTCGGCCTGGCGATATCACGCCACATCATAGAAGCTCACAGCGGCCGAATCTGGGCGGAGCCAGCTCCCGGTGGTAAAGGCTCTCGCATATCATTTTCCCTACCTGTATAA
- a CDS encoding nucleotidyltransferase family protein: MSKTQNSNSTAIILLAAGMAKRMGTPKQLLPLGKSTIMGITLDNILASDANQVIVVVGAMAKATIKIAEQTKAVIAYNPDYKLGMSTSLRKGIEQLNPDCQFFMIALADQPLAKTETYNLLLKKAEVSQKGITVPVHRGQKGNPIVFRQTHLPELLSLEGDVGGRELLLRHPDDILQVEVDDPGVITNINTLTDYEKIKSQFTQGGCQSA, encoded by the coding sequence ATGTCGAAAACACAAAATTCAAACTCTACTGCCATTATACTGCTCGCTGCTGGAATGGCAAAGCGTATGGGAACCCCGAAACAGCTGCTTCCATTAGGCAAAAGTACCATAATGGGCATAACGCTGGATAATATTTTGGCATCCGATGCCAATCAGGTAATTGTAGTCGTTGGGGCGATGGCTAAAGCTACCATAAAAATTGCCGAACAGACAAAAGCGGTAATTGCATATAATCCGGATTATAAACTTGGTATGTCAACTTCTCTACGCAAAGGGATTGAGCAACTGAATCCGGATTGTCAGTTTTTTATGATTGCACTGGCAGATCAACCACTTGCCAAAACTGAAACATACAACTTGCTTTTAAAAAAAGCCGAAGTTTCGCAAAAAGGGATAACCGTACCAGTACACCGTGGCCAAAAAGGCAATCCGATTGTATTCCGGCAGACACACCTGCCCGAGTTGTTATCCCTTGAGGGTGATGTTGGTGGCAGAGAATTGCTTTTGCGCCACCCGGATGACATTCTTCAGGTAGAAGTTGATGACCCGGGTGTAATAACCAACATTAATACTTTAACAGACTATGAGAAAATAAAATCACAGTTCACACAAGGAGGCTGTCAGAGTGCTTAA
- a CDS encoding molybdopterin-binding protein — MLKKVRTRDAIGLIIAHDMTKIIPGEYKGARFKRGHIITEADIPELLSMGKEHIYVDDGGHEKTLHEEEAATRLAAAIAGENTMPAQVKEGRLNIKASIKGLLKVNRGLLAKINSIENITVATLHDNTPVSSGQVIAGAKAIPLYIEEEKIQQIEELANSSGKVAYVKPYVIKKVGIVVTGNEVYNGLIQDKFIDIMHAKLLPLGADICCSKIVPDIEEEIANAIIDMKNHGAELIATCGGLSVDPDDVTMEGIKRSGATIIKYGMPIMPGAMGLLAVLGGTPILGAPAGGLFNINGIDVVLPRLIAGEIITREEIIDHGYGGLCLNCAKCQYPVCPFGH, encoded by the coding sequence GTGCTTAAAAAGGTCAGGACACGGGATGCGATAGGACTGATTATTGCCCACGACATGACTAAAATAATCCCTGGAGAATACAAAGGGGCTCGGTTCAAACGCGGACACATCATAACCGAAGCCGATATTCCAGAACTTCTCAGCATGGGAAAAGAGCATATCTATGTTGACGATGGTGGGCATGAAAAAACTTTGCATGAAGAGGAAGCCGCAACAAGATTGGCGGCAGCGATTGCGGGCGAAAACACCATGCCTGCCCAGGTTAAAGAAGGAAGGCTTAACATAAAAGCTTCTATAAAGGGTTTGCTAAAAGTAAACCGCGGACTACTTGCCAAAATCAACAGCATTGAGAATATCACTGTGGCTACCCTGCACGATAACACTCCAGTCAGCAGCGGGCAAGTTATAGCCGGGGCAAAAGCCATTCCTCTCTATATCGAAGAAGAAAAAATCCAGCAGATAGAAGAGCTTGCCAATTCCAGTGGTAAAGTAGCCTACGTCAAACCTTATGTTATTAAAAAAGTAGGTATAGTAGTTACTGGCAACGAGGTATATAATGGACTTATTCAGGACAAATTCATTGACATTATGCACGCAAAACTCTTGCCTTTAGGTGCAGATATCTGCTGCTCCAAGATAGTTCCGGATATTGAAGAGGAAATCGCCAATGCAATAATAGATATGAAAAACCACGGAGCTGAGCTGATTGCTACCTGCGGCGGACTTTCCGTAGACCCAGACGATGTAACCATGGAAGGCATAAAACGCTCCGGTGCCACTATTATAAAATATGGTATGCCAATCATGCCGGGTGCTATGGGCTTATTGGCTGTATTGGGCGGAACTCCAATACTGGGAGCCCCTGCTGGAGGGCTGTTCAATATCAATGGCATTGATGTAGTTTTACCAAGACTTATCGCGGGAGAAATAATCACCCGGGAAGAGATAATCGATCACGGATATGGAGGGCTGTGCCTGAATTGTGCCAAATGCCAATATCCGGTATGTCCGTTTGGCCATTAA
- a CDS encoding PstS family phosphate ABC transporter substrate-binding protein → MKKNRIVLLPLLIGIMVLSVAGCNGSSSTEDGLSGFIDITGSNTVTPISTLYAEEFMSANPQVNVAVSGPGSGAGIAALINGTTDICQSSRPIKQSEIDQALSNGINVTETRIATDAIAVIVHPSNPVSELTVEQLSGIYTGAITNWKQLGGLDASIVALARDTNSGTHVYFKEAIVQMDGLPGKDTSLEYGGAVQLLPSTSTGVTQVSQNQNAIFYIGLGYMDDTVKALGIKKTSSSSAVLPSLQTALDNTYPISRGLYYYTDGEPGGLIKAFVDYALSDKGQELVESAGFVPVAK, encoded by the coding sequence ATGAAGAAAAATAGAATAGTTTTACTGCCACTTCTTATTGGTATAATGGTATTGTCTGTTGCCGGATGTAATGGTTCCAGCTCAACTGAGGATGGTTTGTCCGGGTTTATAGATATCACCGGATCCAACACTGTAACCCCAATTTCAACCCTCTACGCAGAGGAATTTATGAGCGCCAACCCGCAGGTGAACGTAGCAGTGTCCGGGCCTGGTTCCGGAGCGGGCATCGCAGCGCTAATCAACGGTACAACTGATATCTGCCAGTCATCAAGGCCTATCAAGCAGTCTGAAATAGATCAGGCTTTATCCAACGGTATAAATGTAACAGAAACCAGGATTGCTACAGATGCTATTGCTGTTATCGTACATCCGTCAAATCCAGTAAGCGAACTTACTGTAGAGCAACTCTCAGGGATATACACCGGAGCTATCACCAACTGGAAACAGTTAGGCGGTCTGGACGCTTCCATTGTTGCGCTTGCTCGCGATACCAACTCCGGCACCCATGTTTACTTCAAAGAGGCAATCGTGCAGATGGATGGCCTTCCCGGAAAGGATACCAGCCTGGAATATGGAGGGGCGGTACAACTTTTGCCCTCCACTTCTACAGGGGTGACTCAGGTGAGCCAGAATCAGAACGCCATCTTTTACATCGGGTTGGGTTATATGGATGATACGGTAAAAGCACTGGGGATCAAGAAAACTTCCAGCAGTTCGGCTGTCCTTCCAAGTTTGCAGACCGCTCTGGATAACACCTACCCGATATCTCGGGGCCTTTACTACTACACTGACGGTGAGCCAGGGGGATTGATCAAGGCTTTTGTTGATTATGCCCTGTCAGACAAGGGTCAAGAGTTAGTTGAGTCAGCCGGATTTGTTCCGGTTGCAAAATAG